The genomic region GCGACGGCCGAAGGCCCGACTTCCCCGGGCGGCCCGCGCAGGTGACGGATGCCAAGGACCGTGGCAGTTCCGAGGCGGTCGGCGCAGGTGCGCCGTCCTCCCCGCTCGATGCCGCTCTTCACGCCCCGTGCGCCTGCGCCGGGGCGTTCGTCGTCTCCCGGGGTTGAACGGATGACCGGCCGACACCCCGAAGGAGCCCCATGGCGAAACCTGAGAAGACCGCCGCGGTGGCGGAGATCGCCGAGGAGTTCCGTGGCGCGACCGCCGCGGTCCTCACGGAGTACCGCGGTCTGACGGTGAGCCAGCTCACCGAGCTGCGGCGCACCCTCGGCGAGGGCGCGCGTTACGCGGTGGTCAAGAACACGCTGACCAAGATCGCGGCTGAGCAGGCCGGCGTCACCGGGCTCGACGACCTGTTCGTCGGCCCGACCGCCGTCGCCTTCGTCACCGGCGACCCGGTCGAGGCGGCCAAGGGCCTGCGCGACTTCGCCCGCGCCAACCCGGCCCTCGTGGTCAAGGGCGGCGTCGTCGAGGGCAAGGCGATGACGGCCGACGAGATCCGCAAGCTGGCGGATCTGGAGTCCCGCGAGATCCTGCTGGCGAAGCTCGCCGGCGCGATGAAGGGTTCGCTGTCCGGCGCGGTCGGCCTGTTCGCCGCCCCGCTGTCGCAGGTCGCCCGGCTGGCCGAGGCGCTGCGCGAGCAGCGGGCGAGCCAGTCCGCCGCCGAGACGCCGGCCGCGGAGGCCACCGAGGCCGCCGAGGCCGCCGAGGCCCCCGCGGAGTAACCGCCCGCGCCGCCGCGGGATGACGGTCGCCGCTCCGGTGTCCGTCGGACCGGCGGAGCATCCCGCGCCGGACGGGCCACCGCGCCCGGCCGGCACCATGCACGAGCCACCCCGATCACCGGTCGCCCATCCGGCCGGCCGAGATCATCGCCCATGACGAGGAAGGAACCGCCATCATGGCGAAGCTGTCGACCGAAGAGCTGCTCGACGCGTTCAAGGAACTGACCCTGCTGGAGCTCTCGGAGTTCGTGAAGCAGTTCGAGGAGACCTTCGGCGTGACCGCCGCGGCGCCCGTCGCCGTGGCCGCGGCGCCGGCCGCCGGCGGGGCGGGCGGCGAGGCTCCGGCCGCCGAGGAGCAGGACGAGTTCGACGTCATCCTCGAGTCCGTCGGCGACAAGAAGATCCAGGTCATCAAGGAGGTTCGGGCGCTGACCAGCCTCGGGCTGAAGGAGGCCAAGGACCTCGTCGACGGGGCGCCCAAGCCCGTCCTGGAGAAGGTCGCCAAGGAGGCCGCAGACAAGGCCAAGGCGGCCCTCGAGGGCGCCGGCGCGTCGGTCACCGTCAAGTAACTCGGTCACCGTCCCAGCACCCTCAAGCACCATCTTGCACCATCGCCCGTCTTCCGGGTCCGGTCCGGGCGGCGTTTCGCCGCCGCCGCGGACCGGTGCGGCCGCTCGACGCGGCCGCGGCGCATCCCGCGTGCCGGGGCACCTCCGAGGTGTCCCGGCACGCGGCGTCTGTGCCTGGCGAATCGCCGAGACACGCTGCAACGTAAGCGGATGGGCAGGTCGGGTCGTTCGTGACGTTTTCCGAAGGGGGTTGACGGCCCCTGTAGATCGGAGTTCCATCATGTCGCGAACGCTCGTCGGGAAGCAGATGCGGTGCTCTACGTTCCCCCCGCGTGGTCCTGCCACGCACGTCCTTGCCAGTGGTGTGCCCTTCGGCTACACTGCTAGTTTGCGCTGCCCTTTTCGTCGCATCGGCTCCGCCGACACCGGTTCTCCGGTGAGGTCGGGCTCTCTGTGGGGGTCCGGTACGCGCCGCCGGGCGGTCCCGACCATGGTGTCGGGGCTGCGTACGCGGTGGGTTCCGGTTCGACGTGAAGGCGCGCTGGCCGTGCTGGTGCGTGGCACGGCTGTATGGCAGCCACACCGAGGACTCTGAGCAGACCTTTGCCCGTGCACCGACCCGTTGTTCTCAGCGGACACCGGCGTCGCCGCGCGCTTGCGCCGCGACGGCGCTTTGGCGTGCCCGCAGTCAGCCGAACGCCTGCCGCGACGGATTTTTGCGGTTCCGCGGACCGACGGACTCTGGATCGGCGGACCTGCTGCGGGACGAGGGCCGACTCCGACCGCGCGACCGGCCGCCGGGACTCCCGGCACCGCCGCACCGATGCGCCTCGCGGTCATCCTCTCACCGGCGGGGCACCCCCCGTCGCTGTTCCCGACAACCGTAGCGAGACACTGATCACCTGACCACCCCCCGACGGATCCTTGACGTCCGCGACGCCAGCCCGACGATCAGGCCACCCGGAAGGACCACCTTGGCCGCCTCGCGCTCTTCCTCCCGCATCTCGTTCGCTAAGATCATCGAGCCCCTCGAGGTCCCGGATCTCCTTGCTCTTCAGACGCAGTCCTTCGATTGGCTGATCGGTAGTGACGCCTGGGCGGAGCGGGTTCAGGAGGCCATCGACTCGGGCCGGGACGATGTTCCGATCACCTCCGGTCTGGAGGAGGTCTTCGAGGAGATCTCCCCGATCGAGGACTTCTCCGGCTCCATGTCCCTGTCCTTCCGGGACCACCGGTTCGAGCCCCCCAAGTACTCCGTGGAGGAGTGCAAGGACAAGGACATGACCTTCTCGGCCCCGCTGTTCGTCACGGCCGAGTTCACCAACAACACCACCGGTGAGATCAAGAGCCAGACGGTCTTCATGGGCGACTTTCCGCTCATGACGCCCAAGGGCACCTTCGTCATCAACGGGACCGAGCGTGTGGTGGTCAGCCAGCTCGTCCGGTCGCCCGGCGTGTACTTCGAACGCAGCCTGGACAAGGCGTCGGACAAGGACCTGTACTCCTGCAAGGTGATCCCGTCGCGCGGGGCCTGGCTCGAGTTCGAGATCGACAAGCGGGACACCGTCGGGGTCCGCATCGACCGCAAGCGTCGTCAGTCGGTGACGGTCCTGCTCAAGGCGCTGGGCTGGGACGAGGCGCGCATCCTGGAGCGGTTCGGCGACTTCCCGTCGATGCGCATCACCCTGGAGAAGGACCACACGGCCAGCCAGGACGACGCGCTGCTGGACATCTACCGCAAGCTGCGCCCGGGCGAGCCGCCGACGCGGGAGTCGGCGCAGACCCTGCTGGAGAACCTCTTCTTCAACCCCAAGCGCTACGACCTGGCGAAGGTCGGCCGCTACAAGGTGAACAAGAAGCTCACGCTGGAGATCGCCCACGACGTCGGCGTCCTCACCGAGGATGACATCGTGCGCACGATCGAGTACGTCGTCAAGCTGCACGCGGGCGCCGACCCGGCCGAGTACGAGGTCGACGACATCGACCACTTCGGCAACCGGCGGCTGCGCACGGTCGGCGAACTGATCCAGAACCAGGTCCGGCTGGGCCTGGCCCGGATGGAGCGGGTCGTCCGCGAGCGGATGACCACCCAGGACGTCGAGGCGATCACGCCGCAGACCCTGATCAACATCCGGCCGGTCGTCGCCTCCATCAAGGAGTTCTTCGGCACCAGCCAGCTGTCGCAGTTCATGGACCAGACGAACCCGCTGGCCGGCCTGACCCACAAGCGCCGCCTGTCGGCGCTGGGCCCCGGCGGTCTGTCCCGGGAGCGGGCCGGCTTCGAGGTCCGCGACGTGCACCCCAGCCACTACGGCCGGATGTGCCCGATCGAGACGCCGGAAGGCCCGAACATCGGCCTGATCGGCTCGCTGTCGACGTTCGCGCGGGTCAACCCGTTCGGCTTCGTCGAGACGCCGTACCGCAAGGTCGTCAACGGCCGGGTCACCGACCAGATCGACTACCTCACCGCGGACGAGGAGGACCGGCACGTCAAGGCGCAGGCCAACACGCCGCTGAGCCCCGACGGCACGTTCGCCGAGGACCGCGTCCTGGTCCGCCGCAAGGGCGGTGAGGTCGAGTTCATCCCGCCGGACGAGGTCGACTACATGGACGTCTCGCCGCGGCAGATGGTGTCCGTGGCCACGGCCATGATCCCGTTCCTCGAGCACGACGACGCCAACCGCGCGCTCATGGGCTCCAACATGCAGCGCCAGTCGGTGCCGCTGCTGCGCTCCGAGGCGCCGCTGGTCGGCACCGGGATGGAGGCCCGCGCGGCCAAGGACGCCGGCGACGTGGTCGTCTGCGTCCAGGCCGGCGTCGTCGAGGACCTCTCGGCGGACTACATCACCGTCATGCACGACGACGGCACCCGGCGCACCTACCGGCTGGCGAAGTTCCGCCGGTCGAACCAGGGCACCTGCATCAACCAGAAGCCGATCGTGTTCGAGGGGGACCGGGTCGAGGCCGGCCAGGTCATCGCGGACGGCCCGTGCACCGACAACGGCGAGATGGCGCTCGGCAAGAACCTGCTGGTCGCCTTCATGCCGTGGGAGGGGCACAACTACGAGGACGCGATCATCCTGTCGCAGCGCCTCGTGCAGGACGACGTGCTGTCCTCGATCCACATCGAGGAGCACGAGGTCGACGCCCGGGACACCAAGCTCGGCCCGGAGGAGATCACCCGCGACATCCCCAACGTCGCCGAGGAGGTCCTCGCCGACCTCGACGAGCGCGGGATCATCCGGATCGGTGCCGAGGTCTCGCCCGGCGACGTCCTGGTCGGCAAGGTCACCCCGAAGGGCGAGACCGAGCTGACCCCCGAGGAGCGGCTGCTGCGGGCGATCTTCGGGGAGAAGGCCCGGGAGGTCCGCGACACCTCGCTGAAGGTGCCGCACGGCGAGTCCGGCAAGGTGATCGGCGTCCGGGTGTTCTCCCGCGAGGACGGCGACGAACTCCCGCCCGGCGTCAACGAGCTGGTCCGGGTCTACGTCGCCCAGAAGCGGAAGATCACCGACGGCGACAAGCTCGCCGGTCGGCACGGCAACAAGGGCGTCATCGCCAAGATCCTCCCGCAGGAGGACATGCCGTTCCTCGAGGACGGCACTCCGGTCGACATCGTGCTCAACCCGCACGGCGTCCCGCGCCGGATGAACATCGGCCAGATCCTGGAGACCCACCTCGGGTGGGTGGCCAAGACAGGCTGGCAGGTGGACGCCGGCACCGAGGACTGGAAGGAGCGGCTGCGCGGGATCGGGGCGGACTCGTCCACCCCCGGGACCAACGTGGCCACCCCGGTCTTCGACGGCGCCCGCGAGGAGGAGATCACCGGTCTGCTCGACTCCACCCTCCCGAACCGGGACGGGGTCCAGCTCATCGGCTCCTCCGGCAAGGCCACGCTGTTCGACGGCCGCACCGGCGAGCCCTACCCCTACCCGGT from Frankia alni ACN14a harbors:
- the rpoB gene encoding DNA-directed RNA polymerase subunit beta encodes the protein MAASRSSSRISFAKIIEPLEVPDLLALQTQSFDWLIGSDAWAERVQEAIDSGRDDVPITSGLEEVFEEISPIEDFSGSMSLSFRDHRFEPPKYSVEECKDKDMTFSAPLFVTAEFTNNTTGEIKSQTVFMGDFPLMTPKGTFVINGTERVVVSQLVRSPGVYFERSLDKASDKDLYSCKVIPSRGAWLEFEIDKRDTVGVRIDRKRRQSVTVLLKALGWDEARILERFGDFPSMRITLEKDHTASQDDALLDIYRKLRPGEPPTRESAQTLLENLFFNPKRYDLAKVGRYKVNKKLTLEIAHDVGVLTEDDIVRTIEYVVKLHAGADPAEYEVDDIDHFGNRRLRTVGELIQNQVRLGLARMERVVRERMTTQDVEAITPQTLINIRPVVASIKEFFGTSQLSQFMDQTNPLAGLTHKRRLSALGPGGLSRERAGFEVRDVHPSHYGRMCPIETPEGPNIGLIGSLSTFARVNPFGFVETPYRKVVNGRVTDQIDYLTADEEDRHVKAQANTPLSPDGTFAEDRVLVRRKGGEVEFIPPDEVDYMDVSPRQMVSVATAMIPFLEHDDANRALMGSNMQRQSVPLLRSEAPLVGTGMEARAAKDAGDVVVCVQAGVVEDLSADYITVMHDDGTRRTYRLAKFRRSNQGTCINQKPIVFEGDRVEAGQVIADGPCTDNGEMALGKNLLVAFMPWEGHNYEDAIILSQRLVQDDVLSSIHIEEHEVDARDTKLGPEEITRDIPNVAEEVLADLDERGIIRIGAEVSPGDVLVGKVTPKGETELTPEERLLRAIFGEKAREVRDTSLKVPHGESGKVIGVRVFSREDGDELPPGVNELVRVYVAQKRKITDGDKLAGRHGNKGVIAKILPQEDMPFLEDGTPVDIVLNPHGVPRRMNIGQILETHLGWVAKTGWQVDAGTEDWKERLRGIGADSSTPGTNVATPVFDGAREEEITGLLDSTLPNRDGVQLIGSSGKATLFDGRTGEPYPYPVAVGYIYILKLLHLVDDKIHARSTGPYSMITQQPLGGKAQFGGQRFGEMEVWALEAYGAAYALQELLTIKSDDVVGRVKVYEAIVKGENIPEPGIPESFKVLIKEMQSLCLNVEVLSSDGVQIEMRDTDEDVFRAAEELGIDLSRREPSSVEEV
- the rplJ gene encoding 50S ribosomal protein L10; this encodes MAKPEKTAAVAEIAEEFRGATAAVLTEYRGLTVSQLTELRRTLGEGARYAVVKNTLTKIAAEQAGVTGLDDLFVGPTAVAFVTGDPVEAAKGLRDFARANPALVVKGGVVEGKAMTADEIRKLADLESREILLAKLAGAMKGSLSGAVGLFAAPLSQVARLAEALREQRASQSAAETPAAEATEAAEAAEAPAE
- the rplL gene encoding 50S ribosomal protein L7/L12; translated protein: MAKLSTEELLDAFKELTLLELSEFVKQFEETFGVTAAAPVAVAAAPAAGGAGGEAPAAEEQDEFDVILESVGDKKIQVIKEVRALTSLGLKEAKDLVDGAPKPVLEKVAKEAADKAKAALEGAGASVTVK